GATCCGCTGCGCCCAGGCGGAATCCTCTATGCAATCCACCGCGTGGTGAATCTCAGTTCCAGCGCGGCAGATCCAGGCCTTGGGAGCGGGAAGATGCAACTCCTGATAGCGCTGACGCGCCTGACCCAGGGAGCGCCCCGTCAGGATGACCAACCCGGTCGTAGCAGCAAAGGGTTCGGCTTGTAGCCGATCGCGCAGATGCGCGAGGGAGCGTTGCTCCGGCAAGTCCAAGCTGCTGTCAAGATCCAACGCCAGCATCCTGGAAACAGGGCTCGGCCGCCGCACCACCGACAACGCTCGAACGGGTGACAGACGGATCTTTTGCTGCATCAGAGCGAGGTACTGGCACACGTGGGCATCCCAGCTGAAATAACGGCTGATCGCCTCGACCCCGTTGTCACTCCAACGTCGCCAACGGGATGCATCACTGCCAGCCAGTTCCAGGGCTTCCTGAAGTGCCCCAGGATCGGTGACGTCTGCCAAAAGACCGTTGTCGCAACGGTGTTGGATATCCCGTGGCCCCCCATCGTCGGTCGCCACCATCGGCAACCCACAGGCCGCGGCCTCCAGCAGGGTGAGTCCGAAGGGTTCCGTCAACGCCGGATTCACAAACAGACCTCCACGCCGCGAAGCCCAGCGATACAGGGCGGGAATCTGGGCACGACTGTGTTGTTTGGGATAGGCCACCTGGCCATAGAGATCAAAGCGATCCACCAGATCGAACACCTGCTGAAGCACATCGCGCTGCTGCTTCTCGAGCTGACGCGGGTCATCCCGACAGCCCAGCACAAGCACGAGGTTGTGACGCTGCCGCAGCACCGGTGACTGGCCATAGGCCTCCACAAGCGCAGGAATGTTCTTGCGACGAACCGCACGGGAAATCGCCAGTAAGGGCGGACGATCTGGCTCCCTGAGGAAAGGCTGCAACAGGCTTTCCACAGCAGAGCATTCCTGCGAGGAACCGTGCGGATGGAACCGTGTGGCATCGACCCCGGGGGGGACCACCTCCGCCTGAGCCGCCTGAAAGTGGCCGTAGCGCGAGTACTGCTGATCAGCTTCCTGACGGGTGCTGGTGATCACCAGATCGGCTTGCGCCAGAGCGCGCTCTTCGGCGTCGATGCGTCTGCTGATGGCATAGGTCTGCTCAATCTGAGATCGATCCAGACCACCGGCCAAGAGGCGTCGCTGTTTCTCCCGACCGAGGGAATGGCCGGTGAACACCAGCGGAATGCCCAGCCGCTGACTGACCAAGGAACCCACCAAGCCGGCATCGGCGTAATGGGCATGAATCCAATCCACCCTCTGGCCGGGCTGGCTCAGATGTTGGACCAAATGATCCGCCAACTCCTCGAGATGGGGCCAAAGCAACTCCTTGCGCAGATACCGCTTCGGACCGAATGGGAAACGCAGGATGCGGGCACCCGGACAAATGGCCTCCTCCGGTTGGCTGTAGTCGAGCTCAACGCGACGGTCCTGAATCAACCGCGTCACCACATCAACCTGCTCGACCTCCGCCCGCTGCGCCAGGCTGCGCGCAAGCTCGAGGACGTACAGCGTCTGGCCACCGGTGTCAGCATCCCGTCCCAGTTCGAGCTCATGGGAACGAAACAGACCGTGAAGATGCAGATGCAACAACCGGATCCCCATTCGCTCACCTCACAAACAACAACGGAACACAAATTCAGTGCCGTTGGTTTTTCTTTAGAGGCGGAAGAAGGGCTAAAAAATGAAAAAAACCTTAGAAGCCACGTAAATCAAACTGATTAAAAAAGCTGAGTCTCCCTCTCCTGCAGGAGATCTGAGCTCAAGAGACTACGGTCATACCGGCGGTTGTATGTAACAACCCGGCAATGTCAGAGGCGATCACTGACATCAACAAGGCTGCCCTGTTCGTCGCCCCAACCACCCTTGGAGAAGGTGATCACGCCATCCACTTCAAGCTGCTCATTGATCCAGCCGAGGATGACCGGCGCAACCCGTGCTGGAGACGCTTCATCACGAAAACTGCGGAGGCTGAAGTGGTCAGCACCCTGCACCAACACCAATCGATGCCCCCACTGCGCTGCCTTGTTATCGCGCATCGGAGCGATCGCTTCCGGACCCGAAGGCACCACCCAGTCGCGCGTGCCGCTGATCAGCAACACCTTTGCTGGAAGGGTCTCCAAGCGACTGCCATCAAACAACAAACGCAGCGGCGGACTGACGGCCACAACAGCCTTGACCCTTGGATCCGAAACAGCGGCTTGATTGATCCCCGATAGCCAACTGCACTGGAGCACCCAGCTGATGTTTCGCTCCGGATGCTTCAGGTCGTTGCACCGGGATTTGAGTCTGGAATCGGTGGGAACACCACCAGCCAATTGAAGGCTGGTGGTGCCTCCCCAGGAATGACCCACCACCGCAACGGCATTGGTGTTCAACTTGGCGCCTGCCAGAAGACGCCCTGTGCTGACGCCATCCAGCAAAGCGGACACATCAAGGGGTCGGAGCCGCAGTTCTTCAGGGCCTGGGGGCGGCGCAGCACCGGCGAGCATCGCCTTCTGCTGATTGAAATCACTGCCTGGATGGTCCGGCATCAACACCGTGTACCCATGGGCGGCCAGCACCTCGCCCCACCCCTCAAAGGATTCCGGATCGTCCCAAAGCCCATGGGAAATCACGACCAGACGACCATTGGCCGACGATGCAGGCTGAAGGATCAAAACCCGCAGGGTTTGCGGGCGGTGGGGCACAGAAACCTGAACCACCTCACGGGACCAGCTGGAGCGGAGTGGAACACGCATTCCGGCCGTCACAGATGCGGCTTCAGTGGAATTCGCCAAGGCAACCCCGTTCTCAAGATTGGTTTTGAGCCGGTTGGCCACCTCAACAAGGCGCGACAGATCGATCGACGCCTGCTCTCCCGGCAACTCCCTCAAAAAACCAAGAATGTTGGGTTGTCCTCTGCGTTCAGAACGGAGCAGGGCATCCGTCAGCATCCGTCCACTGACATCCGGTTCAAAGTCCTCAAGTTCGACCAGCTGCGTCGCTGCATGGAGAGCCTGCTCCAGGAGAGGCTGACCGGTCGATCCCGCCAGCAAGGCTTTTGTTTCCAGAGGCAGTGGTGTGAGGAACACCTGGCGCAGGAAGTCCATCAACTTGCCACCACTGGCCAATTGCAGATCCTGCAGATCCGGACTGGCCTGGATCAACTCCTCAGCGGACTGACCACCGGAGAGATTGATCGTGACCTGAGTTTCCAGAAACGGCAGTCGCAGCACAAGGCGCTCCAGGGCTGAAGCGGGCCCCCCGGTCAAGGCCAAAGAGAGACCGACACCCAGGGCAGCCAGGTGTGTGCGAAGTCGAGCCATCAAGCTGCCAGGGGAACAGGAAGTTCAGGGGGATGCTGCTGCAAAACCCGGCTGAGGTAGCGCCCTGTGTGACTGGTGGGGTGCTGGGCGACGTCCTCTGGAGTCCCCGTCACCAGAATCTCGCCACCCTTGTCACCGCCTTCAGGGCCAAGATCGATAACCCAGTCACTGCAACGGATTACATCGAGATTGTGCTCGATGCAGATGATTGAATTGCCCTTGTCCACCAACCGCTGCATCACGTCCATCAGCTTGTGCACGTCGTAGAAGCTGAGGCCAGTGGTGGGCTCATCAATCAGATAAAGAGTCTTGCCGGTGGCACGCCGCGACAGTTCCGTGGCCAGCTTCACGCGCTGGGCTTCACCCCCCGAGAGGGTTGGCGCCGGCTGGCCGAGCTTGACGTAACCCAAACCCACATCCACCAGCGTGCGCAACCGATCTGCCGCCTGAGGAATCGCATCAAACACCTCAGCGGCTTGCTCCACCGTCATCTGAAGCACATCCGCAATGGTGTAGCCCTTGTATTTCACCTGCAGGGTTTCACGGTTGAACCGGGCGCCCTTGCAAACATCGCACTGGACGTAGACGTCCGGCAGGAAATTCATCTCAATCACGTTCACGCCCTGACCACGGCAGGCCTCACAACGGCCGCCCTTCACGTTGAAACTGAACTGCCCCACCTGGTAACCGCGGGCCTTCGCCTCCACCGTGGCGGCAAACACCTGACGGATCGGATCAAAAGCACCGGTGTAGGTGGCCGGGTTGGATCGGGGGGTTCGTCCGATCGGGCTCTGGTCGATCACGATCACCTTGTCGATCGACTTCAACCCCCGCAGCTCGCCCACCCCCTGGGGGAAGGGGACTTTGAGACCGAGTCCGTTCTCCAGAGCGGGATGCAGCAACTCATTCACCAGAGTGCTCTTGCCGCTGCCGCTCACACCGGTGACGGACACCAGCCGACCCAAGGGGAACTCAACCGAAACGTTCTTGAGGTTGTTGCGGTTGCAATCGATCAGCTTGAGGGAACGTGAGCCGCTCTGCCGGCGTTCGGCCGGCGTTGGAATCGAACGCCGGCCGCTCAGATAGGCGCCAGTCAGGGATTCGCTGCTTGCAACCAAGTCATCGAAACTTCCCTCAGCCACGATGTGGCCCCCATGGACACCAGCACCGGGACCGATGTCCACCACGTGATCCGCAGCGCGGATGGTGTCTTCATCGTGTTCCACCACCACCAGGGTGTTTCCGAGATCCCTGAGCCGCACCAGAGTGTTCAGGAGACGATCGTTGTCCCGCTGGTGCAGGCCGATGCTCGGCTCATCCAGCACATAAAGCACCCCTGTGAGGCCAGCACCGATCTGGGTAGCCAACCGGATGCGTTGGGCTTCACCACCGGAGAGCGTCATCGCCGGACGATCCAGGCTGAGGTAATCCAGACCGACATCCAGCAGGAACTTCAAGCGCAGGCGGATTTCCCTGAGCACGAGATCACCGATCTGAATCTGACGGGCGCTCAGCAAAGGATCAGAGCCCTCATGGGCACCCACGCCCATCAGTTTTTCAATCCGTTCCAGGGTCTGACCGACGCTGACGGCCGTGAGTTCTGGAATCCGATACGGACCCACCGTCACCGCTAAGGCCTCAGGTCGGAGCCGCTGACCGGCACAGCTGGCACAGGGAACCAACTCCAGATATTTCTCCAGTTTCTGGCGCTGAGACTCGCCGCTGGCATCACGCAGCTGCCGCTCAAGGATGGGGAGAATGCCCTCAAACGGGCGGGTGTAACCCCCTTTGCCCTTGCGATACCGGCTGTCGGCCTGAATCAGAATCGGTTCACGGCTTCCGTTGAGCAGCACATCCCGCTGTTCATCAGTCAGCTCATTCCATGGGGTCTTGATCTCAAAGCCGAAGGCTTCACCAACCGAGAACAACAGGGAGAAGTAGTAGCTGTTGTCTTTCTCCGCCCAAGGAGCGACCGCGGAATACACGGGCTGACTGGGATCTGGAATCACCCGGTCCACTGTGAATTTGCGCAGATGGCCGATGCCATGGCAAGCCTCACAAGCACCGTAGGGACTGTTGAACGAAAACAGCCGTGGCGACAGTTCCTCCATCACAGCGCCGTGAACGGGGCAGGCGAAGTTCTCGGAATAGAGACGTTCCCGCTCAACGCCGTCGGGAAGCTCCTCGCCTTTCTTGGGCACTACCTCCACAAGCGCCAAACCATCGCCGCGTTTGAGAGCCGTGCGCAACGAATCGGTCAAACGTTCCTGGACCCCCTCACGGGCCACAAGGCGATCGACCACCACCTCGATGTTGTG
The Synechococcus sp. PROS-U-1 DNA segment above includes these coding regions:
- a CDS encoding HAD family hydrolase, with translation MGIRLLHLHLHGLFRSHELELGRDADTGGQTLYVLELARSLAQRAEVEQVDVVTRLIQDRRVELDYSQPEEAICPGARILRFPFGPKRYLRKELLWPHLEELADHLVQHLSQPGQRVDWIHAHYADAGLVGSLVSQRLGIPLVFTGHSLGREKQRRLLAGGLDRSQIEQTYAISRRIDAEERALAQADLVITSTRQEADQQYSRYGHFQAAQAEVVPPGVDATRFHPHGSSQECSAVESLLQPFLREPDRPPLLAISRAVRRKNIPALVEAYGQSPVLRQRHNLVLVLGCRDDPRQLEKQQRDVLQQVFDLVDRFDLYGQVAYPKQHSRAQIPALYRWASRRGGLFVNPALTEPFGLTLLEAAACGLPMVATDDGGPRDIQHRCDNGLLADVTDPGALQEALELAGSDASRWRRWSDNGVEAISRYFSWDAHVCQYLALMQQKIRLSPVRALSVVRRPSPVSRMLALDLDSSLDLPEQRSLAHLRDRLQAEPFAATTGLVILTGRSLGQARQRYQELHLPAPKAWICRAGTEIHHAVDCIEDSAWAQRISQAWDRDAVLAAMGQLQEHIKLQDLDHQSRFKVSYLLRASNGGLIGLARQCLRRHGLQAEPQLRCHWFLDVLPQRASRSEAIRFLAQSWGLSLERVLVVASQQGDGELLDGLPATVLPADHDPCLLVQRHQQRVFISKRPSVGAVLDGIDHFKFKTSF
- a CDS encoding alpha/beta fold hydrolase, whose amino-acid sequence is MARLRTHLAALGVGLSLALTGGPASALERLVLRLPFLETQVTINLSGGQSAEELIQASPDLQDLQLASGGKLMDFLRQVFLTPLPLETKALLAGSTGQPLLEQALHAATQLVELEDFEPDVSGRMLTDALLRSERRGQPNILGFLRELPGEQASIDLSRLVEVANRLKTNLENGVALANSTEAASVTAGMRVPLRSSWSREVVQVSVPHRPQTLRVLILQPASSANGRLVVISHGLWDDPESFEGWGEVLAAHGYTVLMPDHPGSDFNQQKAMLAGAAPPPGPEELRLRPLDVSALLDGVSTGRLLAGAKLNTNAVAVVGHSWGGTTSLQLAGGVPTDSRLKSRCNDLKHPERNISWVLQCSWLSGINQAAVSDPRVKAVVAVSPPLRLLFDGSRLETLPAKVLLISGTRDWVVPSGPEAIAPMRDNKAAQWGHRLVLVQGADHFSLRSFRDEASPARVAPVILGWINEQLEVDGVITFSKGGWGDEQGSLVDVSDRL
- the uvrA gene encoding excinuclease ABC subunit UvrA, translating into MARTAAKIADSAGPLATQDDVIRVRGARQHNLKNVDVTIPRNKLVVFTGVSGSGKSSLAFDTIFAEGQRRYVESLSAYARQFLGQVDKPDVDAIEGLSPAISIDQKSTSHNPRSTVGTVTEIQDYLRLLFGRAGEPHCPKCGRSIKPQSIDEMVDQILLLPEGTRYQLLAPVVRGKKGTHTKLISGLAAEGFARVRINGEVRELADNIELDKNHSHNIEVVVDRLVAREGVQERLTDSLRTALKRGDGLALVEVVPKKGEELPDGVERERLYSENFACPVHGAVMEELSPRLFSFNSPYGACEACHGIGHLRKFTVDRVIPDPSQPVYSAVAPWAEKDNSYYFSLLFSVGEAFGFEIKTPWNELTDEQRDVLLNGSREPILIQADSRYRKGKGGYTRPFEGILPILERQLRDASGESQRQKLEKYLELVPCASCAGQRLRPEALAVTVGPYRIPELTAVSVGQTLERIEKLMGVGAHEGSDPLLSARQIQIGDLVLREIRLRLKFLLDVGLDYLSLDRPAMTLSGGEAQRIRLATQIGAGLTGVLYVLDEPSIGLHQRDNDRLLNTLVRLRDLGNTLVVVEHDEDTIRAADHVVDIGPGAGVHGGHIVAEGSFDDLVASSESLTGAYLSGRRSIPTPAERRQSGSRSLKLIDCNRNNLKNVSVEFPLGRLVSVTGVSGSGKSTLVNELLHPALENGLGLKVPFPQGVGELRGLKSIDKVIVIDQSPIGRTPRSNPATYTGAFDPIRQVFAATVEAKARGYQVGQFSFNVKGGRCEACRGQGVNVIEMNFLPDVYVQCDVCKGARFNRETLQVKYKGYTIADVLQMTVEQAAEVFDAIPQAADRLRTLVDVGLGYVKLGQPAPTLSGGEAQRVKLATELSRRATGKTLYLIDEPTTGLSFYDVHKLMDVMQRLVDKGNSIICIEHNLDVIRCSDWVIDLGPEGGDKGGEILVTGTPEDVAQHPTSHTGRYLSRVLQQHPPELPVPLAA